Genomic segment of Streptomyces longhuiensis:
GCGGCGAGGGCGGCCGTTCCCGCGTGCACGGACAGGAGGTTGTCCATGCGGGGTCCTGCGACGAGCTCCTTGTCGCGGCCGAGGTAGGCGGGCGCCTCGATGGGGTGCGTCATCAGGTCCCACCCGGTGACGTCGCCCTCGGCGAGGCCGTACTCCTCCTCCAGGAACCGGATCAGGTCGCCCTCGTGGACGTCGTCGCCGAGGCCCCAGATGGGCTGCATGTGCTTCTGCTTGTCGAGCTTGAGGCCGTCGGTGTGGACGGAGCGGTCCATGTGGATGGCGAGCTGCGGCACGCGCATCAGCGCCCGGTCGATGTTCACGAGCCGGGTCGAGCCGTCCCGCAGGGTGAGCCGGCCCGCGAGTCCGAGGTCCCGGTCGAGCCAGGAGTTGAGGAGCGGTCCGCCGTAGATCTCGACGGCGACCTGCCGCCAGCCCTGCGAGCCCATGTCGGGCAGCGGCTTGACGCGCAGGTTCGGCGAGTCGGTGTGCGCGCCGACGATGCGGAAGGGGGTGTGCGGCGCGGCGCCCTCGGGGACGAACCACGCCACGATCGCGCCGCCGCGCGTCACGTACTTGCCGCCCGTCGTCCCGTCCCACGCGTCGGTCTCGGCGACCTGGCGGAATCCGGCCTTCTCCAGGCGCGAGGCGGCGTTCGCCACGGCGTGGTACGGCGAGGGGCTGGCCGCGAGGAAGGACATGAGGTCGTCGGTGTGACCGCGGTCGAAGCGGGAGGGGTTGCTCATGCGGGCCAGCCTAACGAGCCTTCGGCCCGGCGCGCGGGGGGTCCGCGCGGGTGCGGCCGGGGGTTCGGCCGATCCCGATACGACGGCGCCGCCACCCGGATGTGTCCGGGTGGCGGCGCCGGTGACCACGGGCGGGCCGGGACTAGAACGCGGCCTCGTCCAGCTCCATCAGGTCGAGGTCGACCTTCTCGGAGAGGCGGCGCTCCAGGCCGACGCCCGGCAGGACGTTCGCGGCGAAGAACTTCGCGGCGGCGATCTTGCCCTGGTAGAAGGCCTGGTCCTTGGCGGAGGCGGTCTCCAGCTTCTCGGCGGCGACGGCCGCGCCGCGCAGCAGCAGGAAGCCGACGACCACGTCGCCGGAGGCGAGCAGCAGGCGGGTGGTGTTGAGGCCCACCTTGTAGATGTTCTTGGTGTCCTGCTCGGTGGCCGCGAGGTCGGTCAGCATGACGCCGACGATGGCCTCCAGCTC
This window contains:
- a CDS encoding M18 family aminopeptidase, with translation MSNPSRFDRGHTDDLMSFLAASPSPYHAVANAASRLEKAGFRQVAETDAWDGTTGGKYVTRGGAIVAWFVPEGAAPHTPFRIVGAHTDSPNLRVKPLPDMGSQGWRQVAVEIYGGPLLNSWLDRDLGLAGRLTLRDGSTRLVNIDRALMRVPQLAIHMDRSVHTDGLKLDKQKHMQPIWGLGDDVHEGDLIRFLEEEYGLAEGDVTGWDLMTHPIEAPAYLGRDKELVAGPRMDNLLSVHAGTAALAAVSASDDLPCIPVLAAFDHEENGSQSDTGADGPLLGGVLERSVFARGGSYEDKARAFAGTVCLSSDTGHAVHPNYAERHDPTHHPRAGGGPILKVNVNNRYATDGSGRAVFAAACEKAGVPFQSFVSNNSMPCGTTIGPITAARHGIKTVDIGVAILSMHSCRELCASDDPFLLANALVAFLEG